ATAAAAATTCAGCTTGTCTTAATAAATTATGTAATTTTTTATTTTTTTCAGCAATTATAACTTTTTCTGCATTAAGGGCTATTAAAATACCATTCTTAATTTTTCCATCAGCAAATAAAAAATCTATAAAATGTGATATATTTTTAAATCCAGAAACCATATGACCACGAATACTAAATTGAGGTATAAACTGATATATATTAGATAATTGTGTTGTTTTTTTCATAATTTTCCTTTTAAAAATTATTTCATTATTATAATTTTTAAGTTATTTTTTTTAACATAAACAACCCCTGCATTTTCAAATAAACAATATAATATTTTTGCAAAAATCAAACAAAAACCAAAAATTATACAAAAAAAGAAAAATCTTGATACAAACGAATCAATACCTTCACGAACTAAAACAATTATATTAAAAATCAAACTAAAACAAAATGATTTTAAAACAGAAGCTTTATAACGATTAGATTCTCTTAAACTTAAATTATAAATCCAATCAAACCATTTTATAAATAAACCAACAACAATACCTCCAAGTGGAATAAAAAAAACTCCACCCATAATAATAAAAGAACCAATTAATGTTGGTGAAATAGATAAACCTGAATAATTATTTAATATTTTCCAAGTAAAATAATTTGCTGAATTTAAAATAACATTAGGACGTTCAGGCCATACCCATGATGGGATAAACACATAAAAATCACGTATAATTGGTGATAAATTTTGAAAATCTAATTTTTCATAATAACTTAATATTAATGCTAAATTTTCCCATGGAGAAAAAGTATCACGAGTAAAATATAACATTATATAAAACAATTTATTCCAGCTAACATTAATTCCATATCTATTTAAAGCTAAAAAAAACATTATAACTATACTTAATATAAAAAAAACAATTAACATCCATAATTTAATCCATTTACGATTTATGCCAATAAATAAAAATAACGAAAATGGAATAATAATATTAGCCCTAGTTCCACCAACTACAAAATAAGTAAAAAAACCAAATATAATAGTACTAAAAAGAAAAAAAAACCAACGTTTTTTGGTTGGTTTTAAAAAATAAATAATTAACATAGCAGGAATAAAAAAATAAAAAAATCTTTTTAACCCAACTAAAAATACTTGATTAGAAAAAATTTGATCATAAGATTTAAGTTTAAATAACAAAAAACCATTTTTCAAAAAAAATATAAAAATAGTAATAATCGATATCAACATCAATAAAATACAAAATAAATTTATTTCAATTTTATTTATATTAAATATCATACGTCTTTTAGTACTTTTTAATACTGAAAAATTAGTATTATAAACAATATAATAAACTATATAAAAACTAATTGAAGATAATTGTGTATAAAACAAATATTCTGATTTTATAATACTTTCGCTAAATTTAAATGTTAATATACAAGTTAATGGAAAACCAAAATAAAATGTAAGCAAAAATAAAAATGAAAAAATGACATTAAAATTCAATTTAAAATAAAAAAAATTTTTATATAACAAAATACTAATAAAAATAATTGATATAAAACAAAATAATGATAAACAAATTAATTCCATTAATGTCATTTTTTTACCTCTTTGCAAAAAGGCTTAAAACTATTTTTCAATTACAAACAAAATTAGGAGGAAAAAAATTAATTTTATTATTATTTAAATTAAATATTTGTTGTTTAATTTTATTTATTGAAAAAATAGTAAATTTATTACCGTAAATAAAAACTGGAATATTTTGTAATTTTAAATCTTTTAAAAAAGTATTTTCTTTACTAATAACAAATGGAATACATAATTGTATTAATAAACATATAGTTCCAATCCCTTGTTGACGATTAAAAATTAAATAACTTAAATCACAAGTTCTCAATAAACTAATATATTTATTAAAACTTAAATATTCTTTAATAACTATTACTTCTCCTAACTTAAACTTTTGATTTATAACTTTTTCTATTTTTCTAATATATGTTTGATTGTTATTAGGATATCCCATAGGAATAATAATTTTTACTTTTTCACCAAATTGTTTTTTAATTGCTATTAGTGCTTCTTCATGACGATTAGAAGAATCACCTGAATTGCCTAATAATATAGTTAATCGTCTTGTTACGCTAATTTTTAGTTTTTTTTTATTTAAAGATAAATCTATTTTTGTTGGAAAATATAATACAAAACTAGGAGTCTTAGGATTTATTTTATAATAATAATCTAAATCACCACGAGTAGCACATACATATCCAACTTTTTTATAAGCTAAACGTCTAAAAATATAAAAAATTTTAAATTTTAATGAATTAGATTCTTCATATAAATCAGCGCCCCAAATATGCCACCAAAACTGATATGATTTTATTCCTCCAAATAATAATCCTAACCAAATAAATACATTAAATTGTCCATGAAAAAAAAAACGATTATATCGATTATTAATCGCATTTTTTATTACATTTTTCGCAAGCAATAATTTATTATCAAAAGTTTTAATTTCTAGATTAGAATATATATTAATAATATTTTTATCTTTAGTTACAACAAAAAAAAGAAATTTTTTTAATAAAAATTTTTCTTTTAAAAAAAGTTTATTAAAAAAATTTAGTAAAGTATTATTATGATGTGAAATATTAGATCCTAATACATGTATCAATTTTTTCATATCTTTTTATTATAAATAAAAAAAACGTAACAACATATAATAAAATATATAATATAAGTTATCATATACGCCTTTGTTGCTCCTACAGCACCATATAAAGGAATAAAATAATAAGATAAACCAACAAGTAAAAAAAACTGAGTTAATTCCGTTATAAAACAAAAAAATAAAGATGCTTTTGCAATAACAAAATAGCCAAACACATATGATCCTACTTTTAAAGTATTTCCTATAACTTGACATAAAAACAATTTTTTCATATTTATGAAATTTTCTGAAAATAATAATAAAATAATAAATTCACGTAATAACCATATTACAAAACCAACAACAAAAATAACAGGTAAAACAAATTTTAATACTTTAATTATTTCTAAAATAATTTCTTTTTTATTAGATATACGAGAAAACGTAGATAATAAATAAACAGAAAATAATGCAGTAACAAATTGCAAATAAGCGTCAGAAATCATACAAACACCTGACCATAAACCAACTTCATACCAACTTTGACACTTAGCAAGTAAATTTCTTATTAAAATATAAGCTATAGGTAAAGTTATTGATGTCATTATTGACATAATTGTAAATTTACTTAAATCAATTGCGATTGATTTATTCCAAATAGGAATTATTGCCAATAAATTAATTTTTTCTC
This Candidatus Providencia siddallii DNA region includes the following protein-coding sequences:
- the wzyE gene encoding ECA oligosaccharide polymerase is translated as MTLMELICLSLFCFISIIFISILLYKNFFYFKLNFNVIFSFLFLLTFYFGFPLTCILTFKFSESIIKSEYLFYTQLSSISFYIVYYIVYNTNFSVLKSTKRRMIFNINKIEINLFCILLMLISIITIFIFFLKNGFLLFKLKSYDQIFSNQVFLVGLKRFFYFFIPAMLIIYFLKPTKKRWFFFLFSTIIFGFFTYFVVGGTRANIIIPFSLFLFIGINRKWIKLWMLIVFFILSIVIMFFLALNRYGINVSWNKLFYIMLYFTRDTFSPWENLALILSYYEKLDFQNLSPIIRDFYVFIPSWVWPERPNVILNSANYFTWKILNNYSGLSISPTLIGSFIIMGGVFFIPLGGIVVGLFIKWFDWIYNLSLRESNRYKASVLKSFCFSLIFNIIVLVREGIDSFVSRFFFFCIIFGFCLIFAKILYCLFENAGVVYVKKNNLKIIIMK
- a CDS encoding TDP-N-acetylfucosamine:lipid II N-acetylfucosaminyltransferase — encoded protein: MKKLIHVLGSNISHHNNTLLNFFNKLFLKEKFLLKKFLFFVVTKDKNIINIYSNLEIKTFDNKLLLAKNVIKNAINNRYNRFFFHGQFNVFIWLGLLFGGIKSYQFWWHIWGADLYEESNSLKFKIFYIFRRLAYKKVGYVCATRGDLDYYYKINPKTPSFVLYFPTKIDLSLNKKKLKISVTRRLTILLGNSGDSSNRHEEALIAIKKQFGEKVKIIIPMGYPNNNQTYIRKIEKVINQKFKLGEVIVIKEYLSFNKYISLLRTCDLSYLIFNRQQGIGTICLLIQLCIPFVISKENTFLKDLKLQNIPVFIYGNKFTIFSINKIKQQIFNLNNNKINFFPPNFVCNWKIVLSLFAKR
- the wzxE gene encoding lipid III flippase WzxE, which encodes MSLTKISIWTASSIFIKIVIGFIIIKSLAVFFGPIGVGLSSNFRQLLTVLGVVSGGGIYNGIIKYVAEYDRDKEKLYSLLGTASSIILFFSILLAIIFLLISDFISILLFNSKEYSLVICILAFIQIGIAYSNYFLSILKGYCDASGNAKSIIIGFFFGFFVFFLFYNFFGYKGSLVGIALIPALIGIPAIVIIIRREKINLLAIIPIWNKSIAIDLSKFTIMSIMTSITLPIAYILIRNLLAKCQSWYEVGLWSGVCMISDAYLQFVTALFSVYLLSTFSRISNKKEIILEIIKVLKFVLPVIFVVGFVIWLLREFIILLLFSENFINMKKLFLCQVIGNTLKVGSYVFGYFVIAKASLFFCFITELTQFFLLVGLSYYFIPLYGAVGATKAYMITYIIYFIICCYVFFIYNKKIWKNWYMY